The sequence below is a genomic window from Rhodococcus sp. 4CII.
CGGACGGCGGCAGGGCGACGTCCGGACCGTATTCGGCGATCAGATCGTCCAGTCCGATCCCGTGCTGTTCGAGGATCGCCTCCTCCAATTGTTCGATGCGCAGCGCGGCCTGAGCGCGGGCGACCTCGTCGCGGTGCACGGCGTCGGTCAGCGACGCCAGCTGTCCGGTCAGCTGACGCACTTTTTCTTTCACCTGTTCGAGTTGCGCGGTCCGCTCGGTGCGGGCCCGGGCGAGTTCGTCGCGGTGCGCCATCGCGGAATCGACGACCTCGCCGAGGTGCTCGGCGACCCGCTGCCCGGATTCGGCGACCGCCGCGGCGACGGCCGCAGCGTTCTGTCGGGCCTTCATCGCACGTTCCGCGCGAGCGCGGGCGTCCCGTTCCACCTGTGCGGCGCGGCGCAGGGAGTCGGCCTTGCCTCGCACCGACTCGGCCCGCTCCTCGGCCGTGCGCACGGACAGCCGGGCCTCCACTTCGACGGCCCGCACCTCCGCCAGCGCCGCGGCCGCCATCTCGCGATTCATGCTCGTCGAGTCGGAACCACCAGGGTCGGCGCCGTCGGGCGATCCGTCCTGTTCCGCCATGCGCAGCCGTTCTTCGAGTTCTGCCAGAGCAGTCAGTGTGTCCTCGCGACCGCTCTCGGCCTTGTCCCGCTGCGCCATGAGCCGATCGGACTCTGCGTGCGCGGCCCGCGCCGCCTGCCCGAGACGGCCGAGGCGTTCGTAGATCGCGGACATCGCGGCGTCGGACTCGTTCAGCGCGGCCAGTGCCTGCTCGGCGCTCTCCTGGCGATCGGCCTGCTCCGCGACCGCACCGGACAGTGCCGCCGACAGTTCCTCCGCCCGCCGTTCGGCACGGGCCAGATCCTGCACCGAGTTGTCGATCGCGGCCTGGACCTCGAGGGTGCTCGGTTGACGGTCCGAGCCGCCGCTCATCCAGCCGGCGCCGAGCAGATCGCCGTCACGGGTGACGGCGCGCACGTCGGGCCTGCGCCGGACGTGCGCGACGGCGTCGTCCAGCGAGTCGACCACGACCACTCCGCCGAGGAGCGCGGCAAGTCCCGTTCGCAATTCGTCGGGGCAGTCGATGACGTCGACGGCCCACCGGGCGCCGGAATCGAGGTGCCCACCGCTCGGTGGGGCCTGATCGGTTCCGATGACGAGCGACGCACGCCCGTTGTCCGTCTCCTTCAGCGCGCCGACCGCGGTGCGTGCGGCGTCGAGGGACTCGGCGACGACGGCGTCGGCTGCGGGACCCATGGCGGCCGCGACGGCGCCCTCGTAGCCCTTCTCGACCGTGATGAGTCCACCGATCGATCCCCGAATACCATGTGAGCTGCGGTTTTCGACGAGCCACCCGGCGCCGTCCTTGCGTTCGAGCCCCATCGACAGAGCGTCGATCCGGGCGCGCAGCGACGCTACTTCCTGCCCGGCGGCGCGCTCCTCGCCCTGGAGTTCCGTGACGCGTTCGGTGATGAGGCGCAGTGCCTCGACGGCTCGCTCGTGATGGGAGTCGAGTCCCAGTTCACCCGCGTCCAGGTCGCCGATCTCGTCCTGGACGACCTCGAACTCGGACTGCGCCGCGTCGCCGCGACGGCGGGCCTCGTCGATCGCGACGGTCAGCCGGGAGACCTCGGCGTCTACGGAATCCGCGCGGGTGCGCAGCGTGTCGACCTGCCCGGACAGTCGGGCCAGGCCTTCACGACGGTCGGCGATCGCCCGGACCGCCGCCATGTGGGCCCGTTCCGCCTCGGCCGCGGCCTCCTCCCCCAGTGCCAGCTGCTCCTTGGCCGCGTCGAGCGCGGCGCGGGCCATCTCGACGGCTTCGACGAGTTCGAGTTCCTCCGCGGCGATGCGGTCGGCGCGAGCCTCCATCTCGTCGGGGTCCTGACCACGGTTTGCGGAGGGCTCCGAATCGAGGTGGCGGGCCCGTTCCCGGGCGATACGGATGGTCGCGTTGACGCGCTCCGCGAGCGCCGACAGCTG
It includes:
- the smc gene encoding chromosome segregation protein SMC, with the protein product MHLKSLTLKGFKSFASATTLRFEPGITCVVGPNGSGKSNVVDALTWVMGEQGAKALRGGKMEDVIFAGTAGRAPLGRAEVTLTIDNSDGALPIDYSEVSITRRMFRDGAGEYEINGSSCRLMDVQELLSDSGIGREMHVIVGQGRLAAILESRPEDRRAFIEEAAGVLKHRKRKEKAVRKLDAMQANLARLNDLTAELRRQLKPLGRQAEVARRAQTVQADLRDAKLRLAADDLVTRREELADQAQDEKVAREQHDQVTEALDDANLELGRHEQELSRLTPGAEAAAQTWFQLSALAERVNATIRIARERARHLDSEPSANRGQDPDEMEARADRIAAEELELVEAVEMARAALDAAKEQLALGEEAAAEAERAHMAAVRAIADRREGLARLSGQVDTLRTRADSVDAEVSRLTVAIDEARRRGDAAQSEFEVVQDEIGDLDAGELGLDSHHERAVEALRLITERVTELQGEERAAGQEVASLRARIDALSMGLERKDGAGWLVENRSSHGIRGSIGGLITVEKGYEGAVAAAMGPAADAVVAESLDAARTAVGALKETDNGRASLVIGTDQAPPSGGHLDSGARWAVDVIDCPDELRTGLAALLGGVVVVDSLDDAVAHVRRRPDVRAVTRDGDLLGAGWMSGGSDRQPSTLEVQAAIDNSVQDLARAERRAEELSAALSGAVAEQADRQESAEQALAALNESDAAMSAIYERLGRLGQAARAAHAESDRLMAQRDKAESGREDTLTALAELEERLRMAEQDGSPDGADPGGSDSTSMNREMAAAALAEVRAVEVEARLSVRTAEERAESVRGKADSLRRAAQVERDARARAERAMKARQNAAAVAAAVAESGQRVAEHLGEVVDSAMAHRDELARARTERTAQLEQVKEKVRQLTGQLASLTDAVHRDEVARAQAALRIEQLEEAILEQHGIGLDDLIAEYGPDVALPPSALEMEEYEQAKERGEQVTVPAPIPYDRTTQERRAKRAEKDLATLGKVNPLALEEFAALEERYNFLSTQLEDVKTARKDLLGVVADVDARILQVFTEAYADVEREFVQVFAKLFPGGEGRLVLTDPSDMLTTGIEVEARPPGKKVKRLSLLSGGEKSLTAVAMLVAIFRARPSPFYVMDEVEAALDDTNLRRLIGLFEQLREKSQLIVITHQKPTMEVADALYGVSMRGDGITTVISQRLRGQDMAAADA